The following proteins are co-located in the Rhea pennata isolate bPtePen1 chromosome 2, bPtePen1.pri, whole genome shotgun sequence genome:
- the ABRA gene encoding actin-binding Rho-activating protein → MAADSNTAPEEKPRATPARRAVRKIRTANLVISLARGWQQWASDHSIKQAQEPSGWVPSREDSPTQPLQDRPFEKWPMTSVKRQQIKDDEKSSAKESVTIRDVEKSSAESDEALKKLKIKSKEVTKTVVSKGYERGGDISLLSDRYENDNSSSEMIKLKEESSAIDKILSGKLSPTMRRKCSNLVSELTKGWKVIEQEEKVPKQELLLKCHEDSVDTADSGYGEAEDRQDLEDGDQDEVAAVRIKRPMLSLTSKFTDEISKKAHRKYSPVNSLKDRWQEWADQHIITQKLNPFSEEFDHELAMSTRLHRGDEGYGRPKEGTKTAERARRAEAHIHREIRDMCFIIESMAKPRRDGKIQVTFGELFERYVRISDKVVGILMRARKHGLVDFEGEMLWQGRDDHVVITLLK, encoded by the exons ATGGCAGCAGACAGCAACACTGCTCCCGAAGAAAAGCCGAGAGCTACTCCTGCAAGAAGGGCTGTCCGCAAGATCCGAACAGCCAACCTAGTCATTAGCTTGGCACGGGGCTGGCAGCAGTGGGCTAGTGACCACAGCATAAAGCAAGCGCAAGAGCCCTCTGGCTGGGTACCCAGCAGAGAAGACTCGCCAACTCAGCCGCTACAAGACAGACCATTTGAAAAATGGCCAATGACATCTGTCAAGAGGCAGCaaataaaagatgatgaaaaatcCTCAGCAAAGGAGTCAGTGACAATAAGAGATGTTGAAAAATCTTCAGCGGAGTCAGATGAAGCCctcaaaaagctgaaaataaaaagcaaagaagtgaCCAAAACAGTTGTAAGTAAAGGCTATGAAAGAGGAGGTGATATTAGCCTCCTCAGTGATAGATATGAAAATGACAATAGTAGCTCAGAGATGATAAAGCTAAAAGAAGAATCAAGTGCTATTGACAAAATTCTTAGTGGCAAATTATCTCCAACTATGAGGAGAAAGTGCTCAAACCTGGTGTCAGAGCTGACCAAGGGCTGGAAAGTAATagaacaagaggaaaaagtcCCTAAGCAAGAGCTGCTACTTAAGTGCCATGAAGACAGCGTGGATACAGCAGACAGTGGCTATGGAGAAGCAGAGGACAGACAGGATCTAGAAGATGGTGACCAAGACGAAGTGGCTGCTGTGAGGATTAAGCGACCTATGCTGTCTCT cacGAGCAAATTTACTGATGAAATAAGCAAGAAAGCTCACAGGAAATACAGCCCTGTTAACAGCCTGAAAGACAGATGGCAAGAATGGGCAGATCAGCATATCATAACGCAGAAGCTGAATCCCTTCAGCGAAGAATTTGACCACGAGCTGGCCATGTCCACACGCCTGCACAGGGGAGACGAAGGCTACGGCCGTCCCAAGGAGGGCACCAAAACCGCAGAAAGGGCCAGGAGAGCCGAAGCGCACATTCACCGGGAGATCAGAGACATGTGCTTCATCATCGAATCGATGGCTAAGCCGCGGCGCGACGGCAAGATCCAAGTCACTTTTGGGGAACTCTTCGAGAGATACGTTCGTATTTCAGATAAGGTGGTTGGGATTCTCATGAGAGCCAGGAAACACGGGCTGGTGGACTTTGAGGGAGAAATGTTATGGCAAGGCAGGGACGATCATGTCGTAATTACTCTATTAAAATAA